One window from the genome of Streptomyces sp. NBC_01476 encodes:
- a CDS encoding HNH endonuclease, which translates to MPHVLVLNASYEPLGVVPLRRALVLVLNNKAVCLEESGAYLHSETQALPAPSVVKLTKFVRVPFRGTVPLTRRALFARDGGKCAYCGSAATSVDHVIPRSRGGQHAWENVVAACRRCNHVKADRHVAELGWRLRHQPAPPSGLAWRIIGTGHRDPRWLPYLQPFGADDALARIDGISA; encoded by the coding sequence GTGCCGCATGTGCTGGTCCTGAACGCGTCGTACGAGCCGCTCGGCGTCGTACCGCTCCGCCGCGCGCTCGTCCTCGTGCTGAACAACAAGGCCGTGTGCCTCGAGGAATCAGGCGCCTATCTGCACAGTGAGACGCAGGCGCTGCCGGCGCCGAGTGTCGTCAAGCTGACCAAATTCGTCCGGGTGCCCTTCCGGGGCACCGTGCCGCTCACCCGCCGAGCACTCTTCGCCCGCGACGGCGGCAAGTGCGCGTACTGCGGATCCGCCGCCACCAGCGTCGACCACGTCATTCCGCGCAGCCGCGGTGGGCAGCACGCCTGGGAGAACGTGGTGGCGGCGTGCAGACGCTGCAACCACGTCAAGGCGGACCGCCATGTGGCCGAGCTCGGGTGGCGGCTGCGCCATCAGCCCGCCCCGCCGTCCGGGCTCGCCTGGCGGATCATCGGGACCGGGCACAGGGATCCGCGCTGGCTGCCATACCTGCAACCGTTCGGCGCGGACGACGCCCTGGCCCGGATCGACGGCATATCAGCCTGA
- a CDS encoding mechanosensitive ion channel family protein: MIYATTSAAAPPYAATQQGLPHSATQAADWVDKNWANWLAAGLRIVLIVVIAVVLRAVVLRTITRLIERMNRGAEAAAGTTLGGLLVNAERRRQRSAAIGSVLKSVTSFVILGTAALTVLSVLKINLAPLLASAGVAGVAIGFGARNLVTDFLSGVFMILEDQYGVGDVIDAGVASGTVIEVGLRVTKLRGDNGEIWYVRNGEVQRIGNLSQGWATAMVDVQVGAGEDLDRARSVISAVAEGLAKEDPWDEKLWEPVQVLGLESVGVESVVIQTQARTMPGESEAVARELRWRIKKAFDQAGIEITSGSPAAAAQEPGATAAEREPTQVSETPASARPAAAEIPPPSAGER; encoded by the coding sequence GTGATCTACGCGACGACCAGCGCCGCCGCGCCCCCGTATGCCGCGACCCAGCAGGGTCTCCCGCACTCCGCCACGCAGGCGGCCGACTGGGTGGACAAGAACTGGGCCAACTGGCTGGCCGCGGGGCTGCGCATCGTCCTGATCGTGGTCATCGCGGTGGTGCTGCGGGCAGTGGTGCTACGGACCATCACCCGGCTGATCGAACGGATGAACAGGGGCGCCGAGGCCGCGGCCGGCACCACGCTGGGCGGGTTGCTGGTCAACGCCGAGCGGCGCCGCCAGCGCAGCGCGGCGATCGGCTCGGTGCTGAAGAGTGTGACGTCGTTCGTGATCCTGGGCACGGCGGCGCTGACCGTGCTGTCGGTGCTGAAGATCAATCTGGCGCCACTGCTGGCCAGTGCCGGTGTGGCGGGCGTCGCGATCGGTTTCGGCGCGCGGAACCTGGTCACCGACTTCCTGTCCGGGGTCTTCATGATCCTGGAGGACCAGTACGGCGTCGGGGACGTGATCGACGCGGGCGTCGCCTCGGGCACGGTGATCGAGGTCGGCCTGCGGGTGACGAAGCTGCGCGGGGACAACGGCGAGATCTGGTACGTCCGCAACGGTGAGGTGCAGCGGATCGGCAACCTCAGCCAGGGCTGGGCGACCGCCATGGTCGATGTGCAGGTGGGCGCGGGTGAGGACCTCGACCGGGCCCGGTCGGTGATCTCGGCGGTCGCCGAGGGGCTGGCCAAGGAGGACCCGTGGGACGAGAAGCTCTGGGAGCCGGTGCAGGTGCTGGGTCTGGAGTCGGTCGGCGTCGAGTCGGTGGTCATCCAGACGCAGGCCAGGACGATGCCGGGCGAGTCGGAAGCGGTGGCCCGGGAGCTGCGCTGGCGCATCAAGAAGGCGTTCGACCAGGCGGGCATCGAGATCACCAGCGGCTCGCCCGCCGCGGCCGCCCAGGAGCCGGGCGCCACCGCCGCCGAGCGGGAGCCCACCCAGGTCTCCGAGACGCCCGCCTCGGCCCGGCCGGCCGCGGCGGAGATCCCGCCGCCGTCCGCCGGGGAGCGGTGA
- a CDS encoding ROK family transcriptional regulator, with protein sequence MARMAGTPGTPRVLRAMNDRAALDLLLEHGTLSRTRIGKLTGLSKPTASQLLARLESAGLVLATGTTAGRPGPNAQLYSVNPAAAHVAGLDVNPERIRAAVADITGRTVGSFRLPTPQRKAGSAVENVVRALDGAVKAAGLSRSDLHRVVIGTPGAFDPSTGRLRYASHLPGWHSTALLDELAAALPMPLEYDNDVNLAAVAEQRIGAAREHEDFVLLWNEEGIGAAIVIGGRLHRGWTGGAGEVGFLPVPGTPLVRNVTKANNGGFQELAGCNAVITIARELGLEIPEGTQPDAATELLARAAARHQDGTDGPTGPYPELLARCATGTAVGLASLVAVLDPELIVLSGNVLVAGGEPLRALIQSELAELAVPRPRLVLGTVQLHPVLSGALESALATTRDEVFDTSR encoded by the coding sequence ATGGCGCGCATGGCTGGCACCCCCGGAACCCCGCGCGTCCTGCGCGCCATGAACGACCGCGCCGCGCTCGACCTCCTGCTGGAGCACGGCACGCTGTCACGGACCCGGATCGGCAAACTCACCGGTCTGTCCAAGCCGACCGCCTCCCAGTTGCTGGCCCGCCTCGAATCCGCCGGCCTGGTGCTCGCCACCGGCACCACCGCGGGCCGCCCGGGCCCCAACGCCCAGCTGTACTCGGTCAACCCCGCCGCCGCCCATGTCGCCGGCCTGGACGTCAACCCGGAGCGGATCAGGGCCGCGGTCGCCGACATCACCGGCCGTACCGTCGGCTCCTTCCGGCTGCCCACCCCGCAGCGCAAGGCCGGCAGCGCGGTGGAGAACGTGGTGCGGGCACTGGACGGCGCGGTCAAGGCGGCCGGGCTCAGCCGCTCGGACCTGCACCGGGTGGTGATCGGCACGCCGGGCGCCTTCGACCCGAGCACCGGACGGCTGCGGTACGCCAGCCACCTGCCCGGCTGGCACTCCACCGCCCTGCTGGACGAACTGGCCGCCGCACTGCCGATGCCGCTGGAGTACGACAACGACGTGAACCTCGCCGCGGTCGCCGAGCAGCGGATCGGCGCCGCCCGTGAGCACGAGGACTTCGTGCTGCTGTGGAACGAGGAGGGCATCGGCGCCGCCATCGTGATCGGCGGCCGGCTGCACCGCGGCTGGACCGGCGGCGCCGGCGAGGTCGGCTTCCTGCCGGTGCCCGGCACCCCGCTGGTACGCAATGTCACCAAGGCCAACAACGGCGGCTTCCAGGAGCTGGCCGGCTGCAACGCGGTGATCACGATCGCCCGCGAACTCGGCCTGGAGATCCCCGAGGGCACCCAGCCGGACGCCGCCACCGAACTCCTGGCGCGGGCCGCGGCCCGCCACCAGGACGGCACGGACGGGCCCACCGGCCCCTACCCCGAGCTGCTGGCCCGCTGCGCGACCGGCACCGCCGTCGGTCTCGCCTCCCTGGTCGCGGTCCTCGACCCCGAGCTGATCGTGCTCTCCGGCAATGTGCTCGTCGCCGGCGGCGAACCCCTGCGCGCGCTGATCCAGTCGGAGCTGGCCGAACTGGCCGTGCCCCGGCCCCGGTTGGTGCTCGGCACCGTACAACTGCACCCCGTGCTGAGCGGAGCGCTGGAGAGCGCGCTCGCCACGACCCGCGACGAGGTGTTCGACACCTCCCGCTGA
- a CDS encoding ABC transporter substrate-binding protein — MSRLTKAAAAVAATAAISLLASACTGQSSSGASDDATKDVTINFWHGWSAPNELKAINDNVARFEKAHPNIHVKVQGNITDDKINQALRSGGDKAPDVVSSFTTDNVGQFCSSGSMVDLTQFLTKDHIDPAATFPKPMLEYTQFDGKRCTLPLLGDAYGLYYNKKAFAAAGISAPPRTLSEFKQDAVKLTKSSGDSYSQLGYMPDFHGYESTTTHLAAQWGVKYFDADGKSQVAKDPGFASMFTWQQDMVKSLGGFSKLEKFRNTFGDEFGAKNPLQTGQVAMGIDGEWRLGMAKDAGMNDLGVAPFPVPDDQASTYGKGYLSGTIIGIANTSTKKNAAWELVKFMTTDTDAVVSFANAIHNVPSTLAALKSPQLDQDPGFKTFIDIAQNPDSTTTPPSINGGSYQLTLQDFGYAWESGKSKDLQAGLQGVDKQVDKDIAQAK; from the coding sequence GTGTCCCGACTGACGAAGGCAGCCGCCGCCGTGGCGGCAACCGCTGCGATATCCCTGCTCGCGAGCGCGTGTACCGGACAGAGTTCGAGCGGCGCGAGCGACGACGCCACCAAGGACGTCACCATCAACTTCTGGCACGGCTGGTCCGCGCCCAACGAGTTGAAGGCGATCAACGACAACGTCGCCCGGTTCGAGAAGGCCCACCCCAACATCCACGTCAAGGTGCAGGGCAACATCACCGACGACAAGATCAACCAGGCGCTGCGCTCCGGCGGTGACAAGGCCCCCGACGTGGTCTCCTCCTTCACCACCGATAACGTCGGCCAGTTCTGCTCGTCCGGCTCCATGGTCGATCTGACCCAGTTCCTCACCAAGGACCACATCGACCCGGCGGCCACGTTCCCCAAGCCGATGCTGGAATACACCCAGTTCGACGGGAAGCGCTGCACCCTGCCGCTGCTCGGCGACGCCTACGGCCTCTACTACAACAAGAAGGCGTTCGCGGCGGCCGGCATCAGCGCGCCGCCCAGGACGCTCAGCGAGTTCAAGCAGGACGCGGTCAAGCTCACCAAGTCCAGCGGCGACTCGTACTCCCAGCTCGGCTACATGCCCGACTTCCACGGCTACGAGTCGACCACCACCCACCTCGCCGCCCAGTGGGGCGTGAAGTACTTCGACGCCGACGGAAAGTCGCAGGTCGCCAAGGACCCCGGCTTCGCGTCGATGTTCACCTGGCAGCAGGACATGGTGAAGTCGCTCGGCGGCTTCAGCAAGCTGGAGAAGTTCCGCAACACCTTCGGTGACGAGTTCGGCGCCAAGAACCCGTTGCAGACCGGTCAGGTCGCCATGGGCATCGACGGCGAGTGGCGGCTGGGCATGGCCAAGGACGCCGGGATGAACGACCTCGGCGTGGCGCCGTTCCCGGTCCCCGACGACCAGGCGAGCACCTACGGCAAGGGCTACCTGTCCGGCACCATCATCGGCATCGCCAACACCAGCACCAAGAAGAACGCCGCCTGGGAACTGGTGAAGTTCATGACCACCGACACCGACGCGGTCGTCTCCTTCGCCAACGCGATCCACAATGTGCCCTCCACGCTGGCCGCGCTCAAGTCGCCGCAGCTCGACCAGGACCCCGGCTTCAAGACCTTCATCGACATCGCGCAGAACCCGGACAGCACCACCACCCCGCCGAGCATCAACGGCGGCTCGTACCAGCTGACTCTGCAGGACTTCGGCTATGCCTGGGAGTCCGGCAAGTCCAAGGATCTGCAGGCCGGACTGCAAGGCGTCGACAAGCAGGTCGACAAGGACATCGCGCAGGCCAAGTGA
- a CDS encoding carbohydrate ABC transporter permease gives MTATAVHPLLKKKRRKSALRTLAFLSPWIVGFCVFFVYPLLSTVYFSFMHYNGINPPTWTGGKNWSYVFKDYPFFWPALRNTLWLVIVMVTLRVIFGLGIGLLITKIKTGAGLFRTFFYLPYLAPPVAATMAFVFLLNPGTGPVNHLLGDIGLPTPGWFTDPHWSKPALTMLALWGIGDLMVIFMAALLDVPKEQYEAAELDGAGSWHRFRYVTLPNISPIVMFAVVTGVIQTMQYYTQPLVAGKVASGVIGNSGQQVEPGYPDKSTLTLPQLVYNAGFQRFDYGSACVIALVLFVLSMAFTALLLRRRNGFLSAED, from the coding sequence ATGACCGCCACCGCCGTCCACCCGCTGCTGAAGAAGAAGCGCCGCAAGTCGGCGCTGCGCACCCTGGCGTTCCTGTCGCCGTGGATCGTCGGCTTCTGCGTCTTCTTCGTCTATCCGCTGCTGTCCACCGTCTACTTCTCGTTCATGCACTACAACGGGATCAACCCGCCGACCTGGACCGGCGGGAAGAACTGGTCCTATGTCTTCAAGGACTACCCGTTCTTCTGGCCGGCGCTGCGCAACACGCTCTGGCTGGTGATCGTGATGGTGACGCTGCGGGTGATCTTCGGCCTGGGCATCGGGCTGCTGATCACCAAGATCAAGACCGGTGCGGGCCTCTTCCGTACCTTCTTCTACCTGCCGTACCTGGCCCCGCCGGTCGCCGCCACCATGGCGTTCGTCTTCCTGCTCAACCCGGGCACCGGGCCGGTGAACCACCTGCTGGGCGACATCGGCCTGCCGACACCCGGCTGGTTCACCGACCCGCACTGGTCCAAGCCCGCGCTGACCATGCTGGCGCTGTGGGGCATCGGCGACCTGATGGTGATCTTCATGGCGGCGCTGCTCGACGTGCCCAAGGAGCAGTACGAGGCGGCCGAACTGGACGGCGCCGGCTCCTGGCACCGCTTCCGGTACGTGACGCTGCCGAACATCTCGCCGATCGTGATGTTCGCGGTGGTCACCGGGGTGATCCAGACCATGCAGTACTACACACAGCCGCTGGTCGCCGGGAAGGTCGCCTCGGGCGTGATCGGCAACTCCGGGCAGCAGGTCGAGCCCGGCTACCCCGACAAGTCCACCCTGACCCTGCCCCAACTCGTCTACAACGCCGGCTTCCAGCGCTTCGACTACGGCTCCGCGTGCGTCATCGCACTGGTGCTCTTCGTGCTCTCGATGGCCTTCACGGCACTGCTGCTGCGCCGTCGCAACGGCTTCCTGTCGGCCGAGGATTGA
- a CDS encoding carbohydrate ABC transporter permease yields MTQATLTEPAAGTGYRTDGQAARTARRKRTLNWIAVHSLGIVAAAFFILPFVFVLLTAVMSDSQALTRDLWPHTWQWSNFRTVWDTPGFLTWWRNTLLYAVGGTALTIVSSLPVAYALAKFRFRGRNLVMILVISTMMLPPQVVIIPMYLFWTKQMGMDGTLWPLIIPMAFGDAFTIFLLRQFLLTIPKEYTEAARVDGCGELRTLITVIVPMIRPAIAAVALFQFFSCWNDYFGPQIYASSNPAAWTLSYGLESFKGAHHTNWNLTMAATVLVMAPVIVVFFFAQKAFIEGVTLTGVKG; encoded by the coding sequence ATGACCCAAGCGACACTCACCGAACCGGCCGCCGGCACCGGCTACCGCACCGACGGCCAGGCCGCGCGCACCGCGCGGCGCAAGCGGACCCTCAACTGGATCGCGGTGCACTCCCTCGGCATCGTGGCCGCCGCCTTCTTCATCCTGCCGTTCGTCTTCGTCCTGCTCACCGCGGTGATGAGCGACAGCCAGGCGCTCACCCGCGATCTGTGGCCGCACACCTGGCAGTGGTCCAACTTCCGTACCGTCTGGGACACCCCGGGCTTCCTCACCTGGTGGCGCAACACCCTGCTCTACGCGGTCGGCGGCACGGCCTTGACCATCGTCTCCTCGCTGCCGGTGGCCTACGCGCTCGCCAAGTTCCGCTTCCGCGGGCGCAATCTGGTGATGATCCTGGTGATCTCCACGATGATGCTGCCGCCGCAGGTGGTGATCATCCCGATGTACCTGTTCTGGACCAAGCAGATGGGCATGGACGGCACGCTCTGGCCGCTGATCATCCCGATGGCCTTCGGCGACGCCTTCACCATCTTCCTGCTCCGCCAGTTCCTGCTGACCATCCCCAAGGAGTACACCGAGGCCGCCCGGGTCGACGGCTGCGGTGAACTGCGCACCCTGATCACGGTCATCGTGCCGATGATCCGGCCGGCCATCGCCGCCGTCGCGCTCTTCCAGTTCTTCTCCTGCTGGAACGACTACTTCGGCCCGCAGATCTACGCCAGCTCCAACCCGGCGGCGTGGACCCTCAGCTACGGATTGGAGTCCTTCAAGGGCGCCCACCACACCAACTGGAATCTGACCATGGCGGCCACCGTTCTCGTGATGGCCCCGGTGATCGTGGTCTTCTTCTTCGCGCAAAAGGCCTTCATCGAAGGCGTGACCCTGACGGGAGTCAAGGGATGA
- a CDS encoding 6-phospho-beta-glucosidase — MKLAVVGGGSTYTPELIDGFARLRDTLPVEELVLVDPAADRLELVGGLARRIFARQGHPGRIVTTADLEAGVEGADAVLLQLRVGGQAARNQDETWPLECGCVGQETTGAGGLAKALRTVPVVLDIAERVRRAAPDAWIIDFTNPVGIMTRALLQAGHKAVGLCNVAIGFQRKFAAMLDVRPEQVHLDHVGLNHLTWERGVRLGGPDGENMLPKLLAEHTDDIAADLHLPREILDRLGVVPSYYLRYFYAHDEVVRELRTTPSRASQVAAMEKQLLEMYGDPRLDEKPELLAKRGGAYYSEAAVALASSLLRNTGDVQVVNTYNNGTLPFLADDAVIEVPAVVGAEGAEPLPVAPLEPLYAGLVANVTAYEDLALEAALRGGRDRVFSALLSHPLIGQYEYAEALTDRLIAHNREHLAWA, encoded by the coding sequence ATGAAACTGGCAGTCGTGGGCGGCGGGTCCACATACACACCCGAACTCATCGACGGATTCGCGCGGTTGCGCGACACCCTGCCGGTCGAGGAGCTGGTGCTGGTCGATCCGGCCGCCGACCGGCTGGAGCTGGTGGGCGGACTGGCCCGGCGGATCTTCGCCCGGCAGGGGCACCCCGGCCGGATCGTCACCACCGCCGACCTGGAGGCAGGGGTGGAAGGCGCCGACGCGGTGCTGCTGCAGCTGCGCGTCGGCGGCCAGGCGGCCAGGAACCAGGACGAGACCTGGCCGCTGGAGTGCGGCTGCGTCGGACAGGAGACCACCGGCGCGGGTGGTCTGGCCAAGGCGCTGCGTACGGTGCCGGTGGTGCTGGACATCGCCGAGCGGGTGCGCAGGGCGGCGCCGGACGCGTGGATCATCGACTTCACCAACCCGGTGGGGATCATGACCCGGGCGCTGCTGCAGGCCGGCCACAAGGCGGTCGGGCTGTGCAACGTGGCGATCGGCTTCCAGCGGAAGTTCGCCGCGATGCTCGATGTGCGGCCCGAGCAGGTGCACCTGGACCATGTCGGCCTCAACCACCTGACCTGGGAGCGCGGGGTGCGGCTCGGCGGCCCGGACGGCGAGAACATGCTGCCGAAGCTGCTCGCCGAGCACACCGACGACATCGCCGCCGACCTGCACCTGCCGCGCGAGATCCTGGACCGCCTCGGCGTGGTCCCGTCGTACTACCTGCGGTACTTCTACGCCCACGACGAGGTGGTCCGCGAGCTGCGGACCACCCCCTCGCGGGCCTCGCAGGTGGCGGCGATGGAGAAGCAGCTGCTGGAGATGTACGGCGATCCGCGGCTGGACGAGAAGCCGGAACTGCTCGCCAAGCGGGGCGGCGCGTACTACTCCGAGGCGGCGGTCGCCCTGGCCTCCTCGCTGCTGCGCAACACCGGTGATGTCCAGGTGGTCAACACGTACAACAACGGCACCCTGCCGTTCCTCGCCGACGACGCGGTGATCGAGGTGCCGGCCGTGGTGGGCGCGGAAGGCGCCGAGCCGCTGCCGGTGGCGCCGCTGGAGCCGCTCTACGCGGGCCTGGTGGCCAATGTCACCGCCTACGAGGACCTGGCGCTGGAGGCGGCGCTGCGCGGCGGCCGGGACCGGGTCTTCTCCGCGCTGCTGTCGCACCCGCTGATCGGCCAGTACGAGTACGCCGAGGCGCTGACCGACCGGCTGATCGCGCACAACCGGGAGCACCTGGCGTGGGCCTGA
- a CDS encoding N-acetylglucosamine kinase, whose product MNLPQGAPPGKHPQPLVPGGVLAVDAGNSKTDVALVAADGTVLGAARGGGFQPPVVGIGAAVSALARIVERAAADAGFPTGGGTPPVPLAEHTSACLANADLPVEERQLAAAVHAYGWSRSTEVRNDTFAILRAGVDEPRGVAVVCGAGINCVGMLPDGRTARFPAIGKISGDWGGGSGLAEEALFHAARAEDGRGGPTALARTLPGHFGLGSMYELIEALHLETIPAPRRYELTPVLFATSDAGDAVARSLLDRQAEEIVALATVALGRLGLLDEEADVVLGGGVMAARNPYLMDAITERLTARAPKARPHVVTAPPVLGAALLGLDHVGAPPQARSRLRAHYA is encoded by the coding sequence CTGAACCTCCCCCAGGGCGCGCCGCCCGGGAAGCATCCCCAGCCACTCGTCCCCGGCGGCGTACTCGCCGTCGACGCGGGCAACAGCAAGACCGACGTGGCGCTGGTCGCCGCCGACGGGACGGTGCTCGGCGCCGCTCGCGGCGGCGGCTTCCAGCCGCCGGTCGTCGGGATCGGGGCCGCGGTGTCGGCCCTCGCGCGGATCGTGGAGCGCGCGGCGGCCGACGCGGGTTTTCCGACGGGCGGAGGGACGCCGCCCGTACCCCTGGCAGAACACACCTCGGCCTGCCTGGCCAACGCCGATCTCCCTGTCGAGGAGCGGCAGTTGGCAGCCGCCGTACACGCGTACGGCTGGTCCCGCAGCACTGAGGTGCGCAACGACACCTTCGCGATACTGCGGGCCGGCGTCGACGAGCCGCGCGGCGTGGCCGTGGTGTGCGGCGCCGGCATCAACTGCGTGGGCATGCTGCCGGACGGGCGCACCGCCCGCTTCCCGGCGATAGGGAAGATCTCCGGGGACTGGGGCGGCGGTTCGGGCCTGGCGGAGGAGGCCCTCTTCCACGCCGCCCGCGCCGAGGACGGCCGCGGCGGGCCCACCGCGCTGGCCCGTACGCTGCCCGGGCACTTCGGGCTCGGCTCGATGTACGAACTCATCGAGGCGCTGCACCTGGAGACGATCCCGGCGCCGCGCCGCTACGAGCTCACACCGGTGCTCTTCGCGACCTCGGACGCCGGTGACGCGGTGGCCCGTTCGCTGCTCGACCGGCAGGCCGAGGAGATCGTGGCACTGGCCACGGTGGCCCTCGGCCGGCTCGGCCTGCTCGACGAGGAGGCCGATGTGGTGCTCGGCGGCGGGGTGATGGCGGCGCGCAACCCGTACCTGATGGACGCGATCACCGAGCGGCTCACCGCCCGCGCCCCCAAGGCCCGTCCGCACGTGGTGACGGCGCCCCCGGTGCTGGGCGCGGCCCTGCTCGGCCTCGACCACGTCGGCGCTCCGCCGCAGGCACGGTCACGCCTGCGGGCGCATTACGCGTAA
- a CDS encoding glutamate ABC transporter substrate-binding protein, whose protein sequence is MTERHNRGTGTGRTVNGSWRGWGGVAAMAVACALALTSAVAPLHGHGGGRHAGGAVRVQGPAVSARYASTSACDTPEASLDPGLGSTDGAAVQAIVKRGRLRVGIDQNSYLWGFRDPATGQLAGFDIDIVKAIATDILGPDAKVQYLTVPTAKRFDRLDDGTVDMVVRTVSITCDRLAQADFSTAYFTAGQQLLVPDGSAITGYNGTLRGKTVCAASGSTGLTRLTGTGGGTKESDAQRFGATVMPVENQLDCLVRVQLGLADAVFTDNALAAGQAAQDPSMHLVGIPVTREPYGVAMQKGHPDLVRRVNRVLAAYEAGGADSRWMASYQHWLAADLPGISGPPPAKYKER, encoded by the coding sequence ATGACCGAGCGGCACAACCGAGGCACGGGAACGGGACGTACGGTGAACGGCAGTTGGCGCGGCTGGGGCGGCGTAGCGGCGATGGCGGTGGCCTGCGCACTGGCCCTCACCTCGGCGGTGGCCCCGCTGCACGGACACGGCGGCGGCCGGCACGCCGGCGGGGCGGTACGGGTGCAGGGACCGGCCGTCTCGGCCCGGTACGCCTCCACCTCGGCCTGCGACACCCCCGAGGCGAGCCTCGACCCCGGCCTCGGCAGCACCGACGGCGCCGCCGTGCAGGCCATCGTCAAGCGCGGCCGGCTGCGGGTCGGCATCGACCAGAACAGCTACCTGTGGGGTTTCCGCGACCCGGCCACCGGTCAGCTGGCCGGTTTCGACATCGACATCGTCAAGGCCATCGCCACCGACATCCTCGGCCCGGACGCGAAGGTGCAGTATCTGACCGTGCCCACCGCCAAGCGGTTCGACCGGCTCGACGACGGCACCGTGGACATGGTGGTGCGCACGGTGAGCATCACCTGCGACCGCCTGGCCCAGGCCGACTTCTCCACCGCGTACTTCACCGCCGGACAGCAGCTGCTGGTGCCCGACGGTTCGGCGATCACCGGCTACAACGGCACCCTGCGCGGCAAGACGGTCTGCGCGGCGTCGGGTTCGACCGGTCTGACCCGCCTCACCGGCACCGGTGGCGGCACCAAGGAGTCCGACGCCCAGCGGTTCGGCGCCACCGTCATGCCGGTGGAGAACCAGCTCGACTGCCTGGTCAGGGTGCAACTCGGGCTCGCCGACGCGGTGTTCACCGACAACGCGCTGGCCGCCGGGCAGGCGGCACAGGACCCCTCCATGCACCTTGTGGGGATACCCGTCACCCGGGAGCCGTACGGTGTGGCCATGCAGAAGGGACACCCCGATCTGGTCCGCCGGGTCAACCGGGTACTGGCCGCCTATGAGGCGGGTGGCGCGGACAGCCGGTGGATGGCCTCGTACCAGCACTGGCTCGCCGCCGACCTGCCGGGCATCAGCGGGCCGCCGCCCGCGAAGTACAAGGAGCGGTAG